The following is a genomic window from Pecten maximus chromosome 19, xPecMax1.1, whole genome shotgun sequence.
CTATTCAGATGCAAATACCGGAAGAGGAAGATGAATCCGGATTTGAATGGAAATATTGTGAAATCTGTAAAATCTACAAACCGCCCCGAACTCATCACTGCAACTTGTGTAAAGTCTGTATTTTAAAACGTGACCACCATTGTTACATGGTGGGGAATTGTATCGGCTTTAAAAACCAGAGATACTTTGTGGTTTTGGCATTTTACGTGGCGTTAATTGGGTTGATTAGTGGGTATTTCCAATATAGGTACCTACAAGTGTTTTATTATCCGGACAGTTATTCTTGGACAGACTTCATCCCTCCAGTAGCCTTTTACCGCTGGTTATTCGGAACTGTGGACACCTTATCCTTACACGTATGTATCATGATACTGCACGTGTACCTGGAGTTCCTATTCGGATTCATTGGATTTATCTATTTCAATTCACAGTTGGCAATTATCTCGAAAGGAAAAACACTTTATGAAATGACAAAATTTATTCCTGTTCGAAACTTAAACAGTATTAATCGTAATTTTCGTTCTGTTTTTGGAGATTTTTGGGCTTTGAACTTCTTTTTCCCGATGCAGTTGATATTCCGCCAGAGGGACGACGGTAAAAACTGGGAAGGTATCAAACTCGATCATAATGCAAATCTACAAGCGAAAACGAACTGAAAGTGCGACAGTCTCCAgggtttgtttattttgtaaaattgacCAAGGAATTATTATTCTACAAGACAATAAAAAGTATTTATggttatgaaataaattttctgCGTTTATTAGATTTATGACAACATGAGGCACCATTAGTGGGCTACGTTTGTGTTGGAATTTTTACAACATAAAGCGCCATAACCGAGATATGTTTTGCAACGGACAGTCTGATTACTGTCTGATTACATGAAAATGTAGGGAAAAAATCGTTTACAGatttgtcgaccaatcagactgCCCAATGAAAACCCACTCTACGACATAAAGCCCCCTACATCCGACAGTCAAGTCATTTCCCGCTAGTTCGACCGCTTTTGGTCCATTTTCTGATCTTAAATCATTGTCACACGGCAATAGGTTAACACGCGTTGATATAGGGATGCTTGACCAAAGTGTGTTACTGAAGTGTGTGTAAATTTGGTAATTTAGTCGAATTGAACTGAAATTCAAAGTTAATCTAAGCTAACCCTATCACTTCCGGTTTTCCAAGTGTTACACTTTGTTGATAACCAGGAATAAGAGCCAATAtataatggttttttttttctgtaaatgcTACCCTATTGCAGACTCCTGTGATTTTCCCGTGCATTGTTAACACATCTTGATTATTTAGTAACACCTAGACCTTACCGGTATTCCCCTGTCAGGACTAACGGTTTTGACCAGAACAGGCCGCGTCGGTTAGCATGAAATGGTGAGAGACATGCTTTGTGTACTCAAACTGGTCCATTGCTTAGTGTTAATAATGTCAAAGATATAAGTAATCTCGGTAAATAcattaaatttgtatttaatacCGGCTCTCATTTCAGTATTATCACATGTGTGTAAACGTGTGCGTGTGTAAACGCGCGCGTGTGTGTAAACGTGTGTATGATTACATGCAATACtttaacatgtttatatgtataaatatatattttgtatcttaTACACAAATTGATTTGATATGATTGATATGCATTCACGTCCAGTCAACACCCTCTCACAGATGTGTCAATTAGCAATGGTGCGCGTGCGCAAAATAAAATACGTCcggtaaatataattaaaacagatattaaCGCTTCCGTAAACGCAGGGTCACTGGTAAATACCCAGAACTCTCAGATATCAAAGTATGTTTACAAATGCCGGTAAAACATACactatattgtatttttgtttatatactgtacagtacagaAAAGTTCCAAGCGACCGCCGTCGGCAAGGCGGCCTCCGTTTTATCTAACACGATAATAATAATACGGATCACGGATTATTAAGTTTATACTTATTATAGCTTTTTATAATCATCAACGTCATAATCCAATTCCTCAAAACCACTTTATTcttcttttgttgtttttttgtttgtttgtttgtttgttttttgcaATCCGACGCCGTACGGCTATCACATCCTACCATATTGGCTGCCAGGGTTGCTGAAtttgtgacatatatatcaaaGCCAGACAAAATCTTATTCCCCGGAGGTGACCAGTTTACTGATCGTATCAAGGCATGAAAAGATGTCTTACTCGCCGTAGGTGACCAGTACCGGTATGATAATCGTGCATTACGGATATATTGCGGTACTGGATCGACAGTTTTATACTTGTTTCTTtgataaaatagataaatagataaataaaataaaataattgtaacattttaattCTCTTGACTCCCGGAACAGATTATGAAATTCTACACTTGGAAATATTTTGTGAACATCAATCAAGTTTAATGTCAATTGCCGCACCCACAGTATTTTATGAACCCATGAACATATTCACATattcattttattgatgaggAAGGGGGAGGGGATATCTATGTAAGCCCCCGATCACTTTGCTTTGTTGAGTGAGGTAGGTACACCACAATGTAGACAAcacttcaaataaaaaaaaaaaatggttgtTGACCGGGCAATGCATATGATAAAGAAAAACATGTAATTTTGAAATGGGGAAAAAAACGAGAGTAATGACATTCAAACGTATAAAAATCGACAAAGCCAAAGCAAGATACAGACTTGCGAGGAGTCTCTAGATACTttgaccaggtgttccggaaaaGCAAGCGTCCTCTGCTTCACCGATGACACCTGCCTACAAATCTATGCTTCGTAAAACCAGGATGTTTACAATGACACCACTAGGCACATACAGGAGCAGCAAACACAcgatttgaaaaatattttgcaatCTTCCAAAGGAACATAACTTCGGGCAACCTATTGTTTTTCACGTTTTCTTTTCTTATTTGtcaaaaaatttcatttttctcactgaaatgtatacataattatcataatcGACATTTAAACTTTCCCTCAGGTGGAATACTTAGCGTGGTGATCTGAAGATAACATAAAGCATGGCGGTATTGACACAAGTACTATAATACCTGTCGGCAGTGTCGACCTGAGGACCAGCGACGTTTGGTATATGTACAGGACAGTTTTAATTTGGATATGGTTTCTACAATGAATAACACGAGACGTGCAGCGCTAGTTTGTAATAATCTATTAGAAATATTCCTTTTCGGAGGAAGGCAATTTGGATGGTTTGCCCTTGTTTTGATACTAAAACAGGAGAGCTTGTTTCAATTGCTGTGTATTCCGAGCGGTGACGGTAACTCTACTGGAGTAAACTCACAAAATGAAGACTGTTTTCGTCAAGACGAACAATTCAATTTGACACAAAAAGACGAAATACGACACAAAACCCGGACTGACAATCAAACGAGGATGAAAGACTTCTCAACAAAGATAAAAAGAACCTATTACAAATGCAAAGGaaatcctgaaaaaaaaatgaagctGAATTCACCAAAATTGATAAACTATTGTCTATAAGGTGGTGATCGGGCTATTATTAAAAACTACGTTCGCCGGTACGCCGATACAGAATGTTACATGGAATTTCTAGTGTAGCTGAAAGAGGTTCGTCAGATCTGTAGATCTGCCTCATACAGAAAGTACCAGCAGTTAAACTAATACGTGTCTGTTAACTATGGGCAAATGTTAATGTCACAACGAAAGAGGTTTACTTGTGGGATGTAGCGGATGAAGCAGAAGTTTCCATCCAGAACATTAGATCATATTTGGCCCCTTTTCAATCTTTTCTGTTGTTCATTCTTTGTTTTTGTCTAATTCGCATTAATCACAGGTACTTGTTCACGTTTGTTCATATATATTTCCAATAGGGCGGCTCTGATACCGTTAAAC
Proteins encoded in this region:
- the LOC117317941 gene encoding probable protein S-acyltransferase 6 isoform X1; protein product: MRSNMADEVVLDMGAREKPQSLMEKFRERYNDQEVDKRIKLSSQRWVRGLMIFQAPTQLFMFHYYIIPYLFEDYDEWTQYYLKVFVTYTAIQCVINYLCTILYDTSITNTKDRPDLPGLTDRWENPPDHFVPLYNNQNGGAIQMQIPEEEDESGFEWKYCEICKIYKPPRTHHCNLCKVCILKRDHHCYMVGNCIGFKNQRYFVVLAFYVALIGLISGYFQYRYLQVFYYPDSYSWTDFIPPVAFYRWLFGTVDTLSLHVCIMILHVYLEFLFGFIGFIYFNSQLAIISKGKTLYEMTKFIPVRNLNSINRNFRSVFGDFWALNFFFPMQLIFRQRDDGKNWEGIKLDHNANLQAKTN
- the LOC117317941 gene encoding probable protein S-acyltransferase 6 isoform X2: MADEVVLDMGAREKPQSLMEKFRERYNDQEVDKRIKLSSQRWVRGLMIFQAPTQLFMFHYYIIPYLFEDYDEWTQYYLKVFVTYTAIQCVINYLCTILYDTSITNTKDRPDLPGLTDRWENPPDHFVPLYNNQNGGAIQMQIPEEEDESGFEWKYCEICKIYKPPRTHHCNLCKVCILKRDHHCYMVGNCIGFKNQRYFVVLAFYVALIGLISGYFQYRYLQVFYYPDSYSWTDFIPPVAFYRWLFGTVDTLSLHVCIMILHVYLEFLFGFIGFIYFNSQLAIISKGKTLYEMTKFIPVRNLNSINRNFRSVFGDFWALNFFFPMQLIFRQRDDGKNWEGIKLDHNANLQAKTN